The following are from one region of the Macaca thibetana thibetana isolate TM-01 chromosome 2, ASM2454274v1, whole genome shotgun sequence genome:
- the FAM131A gene encoding protein FAM131A isoform X1 has translation MPMISVLGKMFLWQREGPGGRWTCQTSRRVSSDPAWAVEWIELPRGLSLSSLGSARTLRGWSRSSRPSSVDSQDLPEVNVGDTVAMLPKSRRALTIQEIAALARSSLHGISQVVKDHVTKPTAMAQGRVAHLIEWKGWSKPSDSPAALESAFSSYSDLSEGEQEARFAAGVAEQFAIAEAKLRAWSSVDGEDSTDDSYDEDFAGGMDTDMAGQLPLGPHLQDLFTGHRFSRPVRQGSVEPESDCSQTVSPDTLCSSLCSLEDGLLGSPARLASQLLGDELLLAKLPPSRESAFRSLGPLETQDSLYNSPLTESCLSPAEEEPAPCKDCQPLCPPLVGSWERQRQASDVASSGVVSLDEDEPEEQ, from the exons ATGCCTATGATTTCTGTGCTGGGCAAAATGTTTCTGTGGCAGCGTGAAGGGCCTGGAGGACGATGGACTTGTCAGACAAGTCGCAGAG TGTCCTCGGACCCCGCGTGGGCTGTGGAGTGGATCGAACTTCCTCGGGGTCTCTCTCTATCCTCCTTGGGATCTGCTCGAACCCTCCGAGGCTGGAGCAGGTCCTCCCGCCCTTCCTCGGTGGACAGCCAGGACTTGCCAGAG GTGAATGTTGGAGACACAGTCGCGATGCTGCCCAAGTCCCGGAGAGCCCTAACTATCCAGGAGATCGCTGCGCTGGCCAGGTCCTCCCTGCATG GTATTTCCCAGGTGGTGAAGGACCACGTGACCAAGCCTACTGCCATGGCCCAGGGCCGAGTGGCTCACCTCATTGAATGGAAGGGCTGGAGCAAGCCGAGTGACTCGCCTGCTGCCCTGGAATCAGCCTTTTCCTCCTATTCGGACCTCAGCGAGGGCGAACAAGAGGCTCGCTTTGCAGCAG GAGTGGCTGAGCAGTTTGCCATCGCGGAAGCCAAACTCCGAGCGTGGTCTTCTGTGGATGGCGAGGACTCCACTGATGACTCCTATGATGAGGACTTTGCTGGGGGAATGGACACAG ACATGGCTGGGCAGCTGCCCCTGGGGCCCCACCTCCAGGACCTGTTCACCGGCCACCGGTTCTCCCGGCCTGTGCGCCAGGGCTCCGTGGAGCCTGAGAGCGACTGCTCGCAGACCGTGTCCCCAGACACCCTGTGCTCTAGTCTGTGCAGCCTGGAGGACGGGTTGTTGGGCTCCCCAGCCCGGCTGGCCTCCCAGCTGCTGGGTGATGAGCTGCTTCTCGCCAAACTGCCCCCCAGCCGGGAAAGTGCCTTCCGCAGCCTGGGCCCACTGGAGACCCAGGACTCGCTCTACAACTCGCCCCTCACGGAGTCCTGCCTTTCCCCCGCTGAGGAGGAGCCAGCCCCCTGCAAGGACTGCCAGCCGCTCTGCCCACCACTAGTAGGCAGCTGGGAACGGCAGCGACAAGCCTCTGACGTGGCCTCTTCTGGGGTGGTGTCCTTAGATGAGGATGAGCCAGAGGAACAGTGA
- the FAM131A gene encoding protein FAM131A isoform X2, translating to MLPKSRRALTIQEIAALARSSLHGISQVVKDHVTKPTAMAQGRVAHLIEWKGWSKPSDSPAALESAFSSYSDLSEGEQEARFAAGVAEQFAIAEAKLRAWSSVDGEDSTDDSYDEDFAGGMDTDMAGQLPLGPHLQDLFTGHRFSRPVRQGSVEPESDCSQTVSPDTLCSSLCSLEDGLLGSPARLASQLLGDELLLAKLPPSRESAFRSLGPLETQDSLYNSPLTESCLSPAEEEPAPCKDCQPLCPPLVGSWERQRQASDVASSGVVSLDEDEPEEQ from the exons ATGCTGCCCAAGTCCCGGAGAGCCCTAACTATCCAGGAGATCGCTGCGCTGGCCAGGTCCTCCCTGCATG GTATTTCCCAGGTGGTGAAGGACCACGTGACCAAGCCTACTGCCATGGCCCAGGGCCGAGTGGCTCACCTCATTGAATGGAAGGGCTGGAGCAAGCCGAGTGACTCGCCTGCTGCCCTGGAATCAGCCTTTTCCTCCTATTCGGACCTCAGCGAGGGCGAACAAGAGGCTCGCTTTGCAGCAG GAGTGGCTGAGCAGTTTGCCATCGCGGAAGCCAAACTCCGAGCGTGGTCTTCTGTGGATGGCGAGGACTCCACTGATGACTCCTATGATGAGGACTTTGCTGGGGGAATGGACACAG ACATGGCTGGGCAGCTGCCCCTGGGGCCCCACCTCCAGGACCTGTTCACCGGCCACCGGTTCTCCCGGCCTGTGCGCCAGGGCTCCGTGGAGCCTGAGAGCGACTGCTCGCAGACCGTGTCCCCAGACACCCTGTGCTCTAGTCTGTGCAGCCTGGAGGACGGGTTGTTGGGCTCCCCAGCCCGGCTGGCCTCCCAGCTGCTGGGTGATGAGCTGCTTCTCGCCAAACTGCCCCCCAGCCGGGAAAGTGCCTTCCGCAGCCTGGGCCCACTGGAGACCCAGGACTCGCTCTACAACTCGCCCCTCACGGAGTCCTGCCTTTCCCCCGCTGAGGAGGAGCCAGCCCCCTGCAAGGACTGCCAGCCGCTCTGCCCACCACTAGTAGGCAGCTGGGAACGGCAGCGACAAGCCTCTGACGTGGCCTCTTCTGGGGTGGTGTCCTTAGATGAGGATGAGCCAGAGGAACAGTGA